CCCGCCTGGAGCGGCTTTTCGGTTTCCACTACCGGATCGAGATCTACACCCCGGCCCACCGGCGTCGTTACGGCTACTACGTGCTGCCATTCCTGCTCCGTGACACGATGGCGGCCCGGGTGGACCTGAAAGCGGACCGCGCGGCGTCGCGTCTCGTGGTGAGGGGCGCCTACGACGAACCGGGTGCCCCGTCGGACACGGCCGTCAGATTGGCCGAGGAACTCCGGACCATGGCGGGCTGGCTGGGACTGGATGCGATCGAGGTCGAGGGGAGCGACGACTTCACCGTGCAGCTGAAGCGTTCGCTGTAGGCGCATTCGACCCCGCAGACGGGAACCCTGGGCGGTTCCCCCACGTGTCTCACGTAGACTGAACACGCCGTGAACGGCATGCCAAGACACGCGTATCGATTGGGAGTACCCGCACGTGGCCTCACTTCTTGAAAAACTCTTGCGCACCGGCGACAAGAAGACGCTCAAGCGTCTCCGCAACTATGCGGACGCCATCAATGCACTTGAGGATTCCTTCACAGGCTTCACCGATGCCGAACTCCGTGCTGAGACGGACCGGCTGCGGGAACGCCACGCGGATGGCGAGTCGCTGGACGCGCTGCTGCCGGAGGCCTTCGCCGCCGTCCGTGAAGCGTCGGCCCGCACCCTTGGCATGCGGCACTTCGACGTTCAGCTCATGGGTGGCGCCGCACTGCACCTCGGCAACATCGCCGAAATGAAGACCGGTGAAGGCAAGACCCTGGTCGCCACCGCCCCCGCATATCTGAATGCGCTGGCCGGCAAGGGCGTGCACGTGGTCACGGTCAACGACTACCTCGCCGAGTACCAGTCCGAACTCATGGGCCGCGTCTACCGCTTCCTCGGTCTGACCAGTGGCTGCATCCTGGCCAATCAGGACCCGGCGCTGCGCAAGGTCCAGTACGACGCCGACATCACCTACGGCACCAACAACGAATTCGGCTTCGACTACCTGCGCGACAACATGGCGTGGGACAAGTCCGAGCTGGTGCAGCGCGGTCACAACTTCGCGATCGTCGATGAGGTCGACTCCATCCTGATCGATGAGGCGCGTACCCCGCTCATCATCTCCGGTCCCGCCCAGGGCGACGCCAACCGCTGGTACGGCGAGTTCGCCTCTCTCGTGCAGAAGCTCGAAGAAGGCCGCGATTACGAGGTCGACGAGAAGAAGCGCACCGTCGGCGTCCTGGAGTCCGGCATCGCCAAGGTCGAGGACTACCTCGGCATCCACAACCTGTACGAGTCCGCCAACACGCCGCTCATCGGGTTCCTCAACAACGCCATCAAGGCCAAGGAACTGTTCAAGCGGGACAAGGATTACGTCGTCATGGACGGCGAAGTCCTCATCGTCGACGAGCACACGGGCCGTGTGCTGGCCGGCCGCCGGTACAACGAAGGCATGCACCAGGCGATCGAGGCCAAGGAGAAGGTCGAGGTCAAGCCCGAGAACCAGACCCTGGCGACCGTGACCCTGCAGAACTACTTCCGCATGTACGACAAGCTCTCCGGCATGACCGGCACGGCCGAGACCGAGGCCGCGGAGTTCATGTCCACGTACAAGCTCGGCGTGGTGCCGATTCCCACGAACCGTCCGATGCAGCGCATCGACCAGCCTGACCTCGTCTACAAGAACGAGGTGGTCAAGTTCGACGCCGTCGTGCAGGACATCGTCGAGCGTCACGAGAAGGGCCAGCCGGTCCTCGTGGGCACCACGAGCGTCGAGAAGAGCGAATACCTCTCCCAGAAGCTGGCCAAGGAGGGCGTCCGCCACGAGGTCCTGAACGCCAAGAACCACGCTCGCGAAGCGGCGATCGTCGCCGAAGCCGGCCGCAAGGGCGCCGTGACGGTCGCAACGAACATGGCCGGCCGTGGCACGGACATCATGCTGGGCGGCAGCCCCGAGTTCACCGCGGTCGCGGCTCTGAAAGCCCGTGGCCTGGATCCGGAGGAGAACCCGGAAGAGTACGAGGCCGCCTGGCCCGAGGCTCTGGAAGCCGCGAAGAAAGCGGTCAAGGACGAGCACGAGGAAGTCCTCGAGCTCGGCGGCCTCTACGTGCTCGGCACGGAGCGTCACGAGTCCCGTCGTATCGACAACCAGCTTCGTGGCCGTTCCGGCCGTCAGGGCGACCCGGGCGAGTCCCGCTTCTACCTGTCGCTGACGGACGACCTCATGCGTCTGTTCAACTCCGGCGCCGCGGAACGTCTGATGGCGTCGACCCTCGACGACGAGACCGCCCTGGAGTCCAAGATGGTCTCGCGCGCGATCGCTTCGGCGCAGGGCCAGGTCGAGGGACGGAACGCCGAACAGCGCAAGAACGTGCTCAAGTACGACGACGTCCTGAACCGCCAGCGTGAGGCCATCTACGGTGACCGTCGCCGGATCCTCGAAGGCGACGACCTGCATGAGAAGGTCCAGTTCTTCCTCGAGGACACCATCAACGCGGTGATCGACGACGCGACGGCGGAGGGTCACAGCGAAGAGTGGGACTACGACGTGCTCTGGAGCAACCTCAAGACGCTCTACCCGATGACCCTGAGCCAGAAGGACATCTTCGACGAGGCCGGTGGAAAGAGCGGGGTGACCGCGTCCTTCCTCAAGGAGGAGATCCTCTCCGACGCCCGCCTTGCCTACGAGGCGAGGGAGAAGCAGCTCGGCAGCGAGAACATGCGGGAGTTCGAACGCCGCGTGGTCCTCTCGGTGATCGGCCGCAAGTGGCAGGAACACCTCTACGAGATGGACTACCTGAAGGAGGGCATCGGTCTCCGGGCCATGGCCCAGCGTGACCCGCTCGTGGAGTACCAGCGCGAGGGCTACACGCTCTTCCAGGCCATGATGGCCGGCATCCGCGAGGAGTCGGTCGGCTTCCTGTACAACCTTGAGGTGGAGGTCACCGAAACCCCCGCCGCCGAGGCCGCTTCGGAGCCGCACATCCATGCCGCAGGCCTCGAAACGCCGGAGCAGCCCGCGCAGCTGCAGTACTCCGCCCCCGGCGAGGACGGCGAGACCGAGACCCACGTCGAACGGAAGGACTCCGCCACGGAGGCCACCCGCGACTCCAGGTCCGGAAACCCCGCACGCAGTGGCGGCAAGAAGGGCAACCGCAAGCGTCGCTAGCACCACGAGGTGACGCCCGGACGGTAAGACCCGTCCGGGCGTCACCCGATCTCCAGGGCCGTCACGATCTAGGAAGTACGCCGTGCTTCCATCCGGATCGCGACGGCCCTGGTGCGTTTCCGGCACCGGACCACGGCGGTCGCCTCGACGATCTGGGACGTGGGGCATTGGGCATGGATGCTCTGAACGTGCGCGTCGGCGTAGGGCGAAGTGCGGCTTCGTCCGAAGTGTTCCTGTGACTCCTGAACCAATGCCCTGCGGAGCTGCAGCGATGCGAACAGCTCAGGCTCCATCCAGCGGGAGAGCTGTTGCAGAGGACGACTGCCGTTCAACGCCTCCATGATGGCCTGCACGAGCCGGTGCACCTGGCCCTTGAGCTGGCTCAACCGCCGGGCCTCGTCGAGGGACGCCGGCGCCGGAGGCGGTGCCGAGCGTGGCGGGGTGATGGTGCGGAGGGTCACCGCCTCGTCGCGACCCGTCGAGGGCGTGGGGTCTGGCCTCATCGCTGGTGGATCTCCCGCCGTCGAAGGTGTCGACGCGAACGGTGTCATGTGGTGCACTCCTTTGGAGAGGGGTGGTGGCCCGCGGCCGAGGACGGATGGCTGCTCGGGCCCGAGCGACAGGCTGCGGGCCGGGATCCGAGGCGGCGTAAGGTGAGGCGCTGACTGAGGTGGCGCTGACTGAGGTCGCGCTGAGAAGCCCGGTCATGTCACTGCCGCGCGGGGACTCTCAGGACGGTTCCGGGCAGGAGACGATCCGGGTCCGGCCCGATGACCTCGTGATTGGCGGAGTACCACTGGGGCCAGAACCGTGCGATCTCCAGATCTGTCGCGCTCGGACCGAGCTCTCTGGAGGCCAGGATCCACAGGGAATCCCCGGGCCGGACCACCACCTCGCGGTGTGATGCCTGAACGCCGGAGGGGTGCCGCCGGGGTTCCGGTGCCATGAGCCCCGGCTCTGCGGTGACGGTCGAGGGCGTCCATCCGGGATCGAGCGAATCGGACCCGTGGAGAGGTACCGGAGGACGATCCCGGGTCGTCGCCGTCGTCCCGTCCAGACTTTCGGACCGAGAGGTGTCAGCAGTCCAGTTCGGATCGAGAGCATCCGTCGGATGAGATCGCCCCGCAGCCTCGGGCGTGGTGCTCAGCCCACTGACCGCATTTGCGGAACGGGGCAGAGGAGAACGGGACGGACCGGGAGAGTTCGGAGGACTCAGAGCCGGCGCGTCGAGGGCGGCCGAGCCGGCCGAGAGGGCCATACCGGATGGGGCCATGGCGGCCGCTTGAGCTCCTGAAGGGCCCAGAAGGGTGAGACCCAGGATCGCCAGAGCCAGGCGCCGCATGAACGCCGGTGTCCACTGTCCGAGCCGCTTCGAGGATACGTGCCGTCCGCGCAGCTCACAGGCGGCAGCGAGGAATGCCATCGACATGGACAGCAGCCACCAGATCACGGCGGCTGACCCGGCCCAGAAGGCGAGCGACCCCACCAGTGTCTCCAGCCGAAGGTTCGAGGCGTCCGGCCCCACCCAGCGCAGGGGGTTCACGGCCGCGCGCCCGGACCAGCCGACCAGAAGGAGCAGAGAGCCCGTAGCCAGGACGCACAAGGACAGCATCGCCTCGGTCCGCCCCGCAGCGGGCGCTGTCGGTAGGGAGTGGGTCGCTCTGAGGCTCATATAGTCTCCTTTGATGGAGTTTGATGCGATTTGATGAAAGTAGATACATCTTGATCCGCTTCGGTGGGTTTGTCCAGAGCATGTTCGATCAGGGGTGACTTTTGAATGACAAAGCACCGGCACTACCGTGCTCGCATGCGCTGGGGACTGCTGTTCGGAGACATGGAAGCCCAACTGGAGGAGGCTCTGCGCCTGGACCGCGAGTCCAGTGCCGGCGAGCTTGAACGAGCGGAGTTCGCCCGGGTGCTGTTCCTGGAACGGCTGCGGGGTGCGGAGACCCGCCTAGTCACCCTGGACATCCCAGGGGTCGGTCGCCTGGACGGTGTGGTGCGGCGAGTCGGCGCGGACTGGCTGATGGTGGAGGGCGGAACGGCGGACTGGCTCGTTCCCGTCCGCTCCATCAGGTGGGCCACGGGGCTGATGCGATCCACCATGTCCCCTGCGGATGCCGTCTGGGGGCGTTTGGGGATGGCCGCCGCGCTGAGGACGGTGTCCCGTGACCGCTCGACGGTGAGGGTGTTTCTGCAGGTTGAGGGCTCGGACCCCGTGGCGCTGTCAGGCGTGATCGCGCGGGTGGGCGCCGACTTTCTGGAGCTCTGGGACGCCGCGGGCAGCGAGTCAGGACGGCGTCAGGACGTGGCCGCGATCCCGTTCGCAGCCGTCAGGGCCGTCCGGAGCGGGATGGGGCCAGGGGCGTTCCGCGAGTCGTGATGTGAGGGTCGTCAGGCTTCAGAGCGCGGCGTCAGTTCGCCGGGGAGCTCTCCGAGGTCGACGAGGGATTCTCAATGCTGAGCCTGGTCTGTTCGTACTGCTCCTGGATGTACTCCTCGAGCTTTTCGGCTTCGATCCGCCAGACACCGCGGCCGCCCACCCGGATGGCCTTGAGCTGCCCGCTTCTCACCAGCGCGTAGGCCTGCGAGGAGTTGATCTGGAGAAT
This portion of the Arthrobacter woluwensis genome encodes:
- the secA gene encoding preprotein translocase subunit SecA, whose product is MASLLEKLLRTGDKKTLKRLRNYADAINALEDSFTGFTDAELRAETDRLRERHADGESLDALLPEAFAAVREASARTLGMRHFDVQLMGGAALHLGNIAEMKTGEGKTLVATAPAYLNALAGKGVHVVTVNDYLAEYQSELMGRVYRFLGLTSGCILANQDPALRKVQYDADITYGTNNEFGFDYLRDNMAWDKSELVQRGHNFAIVDEVDSILIDEARTPLIISGPAQGDANRWYGEFASLVQKLEEGRDYEVDEKKRTVGVLESGIAKVEDYLGIHNLYESANTPLIGFLNNAIKAKELFKRDKDYVVMDGEVLIVDEHTGRVLAGRRYNEGMHQAIEAKEKVEVKPENQTLATVTLQNYFRMYDKLSGMTGTAETEAAEFMSTYKLGVVPIPTNRPMQRIDQPDLVYKNEVVKFDAVVQDIVERHEKGQPVLVGTTSVEKSEYLSQKLAKEGVRHEVLNAKNHAREAAIVAEAGRKGAVTVATNMAGRGTDIMLGGSPEFTAVAALKARGLDPEENPEEYEAAWPEALEAAKKAVKDEHEEVLELGGLYVLGTERHESRRIDNQLRGRSGRQGDPGESRFYLSLTDDLMRLFNSGAAERLMASTLDDETALESKMVSRAIASAQGQVEGRNAEQRKNVLKYDDVLNRQREAIYGDRRRILEGDDLHEKVQFFLEDTINAVIDDATAEGHSEEWDYDVLWSNLKTLYPMTLSQKDIFDEAGGKSGVTASFLKEEILSDARLAYEAREKQLGSENMREFERRVVLSVIGRKWQEHLYEMDYLKEGIGLRAMAQRDPLVEYQREGYTLFQAMMAGIREESVGFLYNLEVEVTETPAAEAASEPHIHAAGLETPEQPAQLQYSAPGEDGETETHVERKDSATEATRDSRSGNPARSGGKKGNRKRR
- a CDS encoding Rv3235 family protein, with amino-acid sequence MRPDPTPSTGRDEAVTLRTITPPRSAPPPAPASLDEARRLSQLKGQVHRLVQAIMEALNGSRPLQQLSRWMEPELFASLQLRRALVQESQEHFGRSRTSPYADAHVQSIHAQCPTSQIVEATAVVRCRKRTRAVAIRMEARRTS
- a CDS encoding LysM peptidoglycan-binding domain-containing protein, which translates into the protein MSLRATHSLPTAPAAGRTEAMLSLCVLATGSLLLLVGWSGRAAVNPLRWVGPDASNLRLETLVGSLAFWAGSAAVIWWLLSMSMAFLAAACELRGRHVSSKRLGQWTPAFMRRLALAILGLTLLGPSGAQAAAMAPSGMALSAGSAALDAPALSPPNSPGPSRSPLPRSANAVSGLSTTPEAAGRSHPTDALDPNWTADTSRSESLDGTTATTRDRPPVPLHGSDSLDPGWTPSTVTAEPGLMAPEPRRHPSGVQASHREVVVRPGDSLWILASRELGPSATDLEIARFWPQWYSANHEVIGPDPDRLLPGTVLRVPARQ
- a CDS encoding helix-turn-helix domain-containing protein gives rise to the protein MRRFLTLADVEEILQINSSQAYALVRSGQLKAIRVGGRGVWRIEAEKLEEYIQEQYEQTRLSIENPSSTSESSPAN